GGCCCACATCGGTGGCCCCCGCGACCAGCGTGGCCTGCGGCTCGTCGATCAGGGCGGCGGCCAGGTCGTCCGTATCCGCCGGGATCAGCGCCCGGTCCGCCCCGCGCGCGACGGTGATCCGCCCGCCCCGCATCGCGGCCAGCCGTTCGGCCACCGCCGCGCGTTCGCGGGCCAGCGCGTCCTGCGCCTGACCGCCCGCCGCGCCCGCGGCCTGGGCCGCGCGGATGATCGGCGCATAGCCGGTGCAGCGGCAGATATTGCCCTGCAGCGCGGTCTTGATCGCGGCCTCGTCCGCACCCGGATCGGTCATCCACAGACCGTAGAGCGCCATGACGATGCCCGGCGTGCAGAAGCCGCATTGGCTGCCATGGTGATCGACCATCGCAGCCTGGATCGGGTGCAGCCCGCCATCCGGGCCGCGCAGATGCTCGATCGTGACGATATGGGTCGCGTGACAGGACGCCATCAGCCGGATGCAGGCGTTGATCGGCTCATAGACCAGGCCATCCCCCGTCAGGCGGCCCGCCAGCACGGTGCAGGCGCCGCAATCGCCCTCGGCGCAGCCCTCCTTGGTGCCGGTCATGCGCCGCGTCAGGCGCAGATGGTCCAGCAGCGTATCCGATGCCCCCACCTCGGTCAGGGTCACAGGGGTGTCGTTCAGCAGAAACTGCAGCTGGGTCATGATGGCTTTCCTTGCATGGCGCCGATGCTAGGCCCGAACTTGCGGTCAGGAAATCGTCCGTGGCATAGAAGACTTTACACGAAACGTTGAAAGCGGGCCATCTCATGTCGTATCTGGAAAGCCTGCGGGTCTTCGTGCGTGTCGTCGAACTGGGCTCGATCACCGCCGGAGGCAGGGATCTGCGGCTTTCCCCGGCAGTTGCCTCGAACCGCATCAAGGATCTTGAAAATCGCTTCGGGCTGCGGCTGCTGAACCGCACCACCCGCAAGCTGACCCCAACCGAGATCGGGCGCGCCTTCTATGACCATGCCCGCCGCGTCATCGAGACCCTGGACGAGGCCGAGGCGCTGGTCAGCAGCTTTTCGGGCAAGCCCCAGGGGGTGATCCGGCTGACCGCGCCCCTGGGTCTGGGGCGGCGGCTGATCGCGCCGCTGATCCCGGGCTTCTGCGCCGACAATCCGGGGGTCGAGATCCGCCTGCGCCTGTCGGACCGCAACGTCAACATCGTCGAGGATGCGATCGACCTGGCCTTCTTTCTGGGCGAGCCCGCGGATTCGGCCCTGAAATGGCGCAAGATCGCGGATTGCCCGCGCCTGCTGGTCGCGGCGCCCGCCTATCTGGCGCGGGCGGGGATGCCCGCCGTGCCGGACGATCTGGCGGATCACAACTGCCTGCTGCTGCGCTATCCGCGATCCCCCGAATATTTCTGGGTGCTGCAGACCCCGGACGGGCCGCGAAAGCTGACCGTGGCGGGGCGGTTCGACACGGATGACGGCGATGTGCTGCGCGATTGGGCCTTGGCCGGGCATGGCATCGCGAACCGGCCGCTCTACGAGGTCGCGGCGGATCTGGCGCGCGGCGACCTGGTCGAGGTCATGCCCGACCACCGCCCCCTGCCCGCCCAATTCGGCTGCCTGACGCCGCATCGACGGCTGCAGGACCCCAAGGTGCGCATGTTCGCCGAATTCGCCGCGCGCGAGCTGCGCCCGCATTTCGGCGAAGCTGCAGTGGTAGGCCCGGCAGGACTTGAACCCGCAACCAAGGCGTTATGAGCGCCCTGCTCTGACCAATTGAGCTACAGGCCCCCGCAGCAGGGTCTGGGTAATGCGCGGGCGCGGTCAGGTCAAGCTTGGGCGTTGCCCCGAGGGCGGGCTTCGGCTATCGGGGGGCCGACATCAGCCGGGGGCCGCCATGACACAGAACGGGATCAGCTATCGCGATGCGGGCGTCGATATCGACGCCGGAAACGCGCTGGTCGAACGCATCAAGCCGGCCGCCGCCGCCACGCAGCGGCCCGGCGTCATGGATGCGCTCGGCGGCTTCGGCGCGCTGTTCGATCTGAAGGCCGCGGGCTATGACGACCCGATCCTGGTCGCGGCCACCGACGGCGTGGGCACCAAGCTGCGCATCGGCATCGACACGGGCCATCTGGACGGGCTGGGCCAGGACCTGGTCGCCATGTGCGTGAATGACCTGGTCTGCCAAGGGGCCGAGCCTTTGTTCTTCCTGGACTATTTCGCGACCGGCAAGCTGTCCGTCGACGAGGGCGCCCGCGTGGTCGAGGGCATTGCCCGCGGCTGCAAGGCCGCCGGCTGCGCCCTGATCGGCGGCGAGACGGCCGAGATGCCGGGCATGTATCACGACGGCGATTTCGACCTGGCGGGCTTCGCTGTGGGCGCGATGAACCGCGGCGCCTCTCTGCCCTCGGGCGTGGCGCAGGGCGACGTGCTGCTGGGCCTGGCCTCCGATGGGGTGCATTCCAACGGCTATTCGCTGGTCCGTAAGGTCGCCGAGCGCGCGGGCCTGGCCTGGTCCGACGCAGCCCCCTTTGCCGATGCGACCCTGGGCGAGGCGCTGCTGACGCCGACGCGCCTCTACGTCAAGCCCGCGCTGGCGGCGATCCGTTCGGGCGGCGTGCGTGCGCTGGCCCATATCACCGGCGGCGGGCTGACCGAGAACCTGCCCCGCGTCCTGCCCAAGGATCTGGGCGCCGATATCGACCTGGCCGCCTGGTCGCTGCCCCCGGTCTTCGCCTGGCTGGCCCAGGCTGGCGGGATCGACCAGCCCGAGATGCTCAAGACCTTCAACAGCGGCATCGGCATGATCCTGGTCGTCGCCCCCGACCGGGCCGAGGCGCTGGCCGCGCTGCTGGACGAGATGGGCGAGACGGTCCACCGCCTCGGCACCGTGACCCCGGGTGCGGGCATCCGCTATTCCGGCGCGCTTGCGTGAAACGCGTCGCCATCCTGATCTCGGGCGGGGGGTCGAACATGATCCGCCTCGTCGAGGACATGACCGGCGATCACCCCGCCCGTCCCGTGCTGGTGGCCTCGAACGACCCGCAGGCGGGCGGGCTGGCCCGCGCCGCCGATCTGGGCGTACCCATCGCCGCCGTCGATCACCGCGCCTTTCCGCGTGACCGCGCGGGGTTCGAGGCCGCGCTGTTGGAACCGCTGCTGGCGGCGCGCCCCGACATCATCTGCCTCGCGGGTTTCATGCGGATCCTGACGCCGGATTTCGTCCAGCGCTTCGCCGGGCGGATGCTCAACATCCACCCTTCTCTTTTGCCCAAATACCCAGGACTGGACACCCATGCCCGGGCCATCGCGGCGGGTGACGCTCAGGCGGGATGCACGGTCCACCTGGTCACACCGGAGCTGGATGCAGGGCCCGCCCTGGGCCAGGCGCGGGTGCCGGTCCTGCCGGGCGACGATGCCGCCAGCCTGGCCGCGCGGGTGCTGGTGCAGGAACACCGGCTCTATCCGGCGGTCCTGCGGCGCTTCGCCGCGGGCGACCGGACACCCGTGATCCTCTAGCCCCAGAGCTGCGCCAGCGCCGCTTGCGGGTCGTCCTGGGTCCAGATCTCGGCGCCGATGGCGATGAAGTCCGACACGGGCGACAGCTGGTTGATCAGCTCGCGCGTCAGCGCGCCTTCGGCGACGACGGGCACCTCGATCATCTCGGACCACCACTGGAACAGCTCCAGCTCGGCCGGCTCGTTGCGATAAAGCGCGCTGTCGCCCGCCGGGCCGAAGGACACGTAATCCGCCCCCGCCTCGGCCGCGTTCATCCCCTCGTGGCGCGACCCGCCGCAGAAGGCGCCGACGATCGCATCATCGCCCAATTCCTTGCGGGCGAAACGCACGGCCTTGGCCCCGTCGGTCAGATGCACCCCGTCCAAGCCATGGCGCAGGGCCAGCTTGACATGGTCGTCGATGACCACGGCCACGTCGCGGGCATGGGCGATCTCGCGCGCGAGGTCCGCCAGGCGGCCCAGCTCGTCCTCCTCGGCGCCGCCGCGGATGCGCAGGCAGGCGGTGGGAAAGCGGTCCATCACCTCGGTCAGGATCGGCCCCAGCACCGAGGCCTGGGCGCCGGCGGGGGTCATCAGATAGAGTTGCGGGGCGTCGGTCATGGCGGTCTCCTTTCTGTCGCAGATAGCGCAGCTTGCCCGCCGCCGCCAGACGGACTAGATCGCCCCCATGCAGATCGAACGCCAGCCCGTCATCATCCTCGTGCGCCCGCAGATGGGCGAGAACATCGGTGCCGCCGCGCGCGCCATGCTGAATTTCGGCCTGACCGAGATGCGGCTGGTCGAACCGCGCGACGGCTGGCCGAACCCCAAGGCCGTCGCCATGGCATCGGGCGCCGCGGGCCGCGTGCTGGACGCCGCGCGGGTCTACCCAACGCTGGCCGCCGCGATGGAGGGGATCGACTATGCCTATGCCACCACCGCGCGGGGGCGCGAGCTGACCAAGCCCGTCTTCACCCCCGCCACCGCCATGGCCCAGGCCCGCGCGCATGAGGGGCGCTCGGCGATCATCTTCGGTCCCGAACGCACGGGGCTGGAGAATGACGACATCGCGCGGGCCAACGCCATCGTGACGGTGCCGGTGAACCCCGATTTCCCGTCCCTGAACCTGGCCCAGGCCGTGCTGCTGATGGGCTATGAATACGGGCGCGAGATCCTGCCCCCGAACCCGCCCCCTGGCCCGCCGGTCCGAGGCCGAGACCCCCGCCGACCGCACCGAGATCGAGCGCTTGGGCGATCATTACGACGACCAGCTGTCGCAGGCGGGGTTCTTCTTTCCCGAAACCAAGGCCGCATCGATGCGGCTGAACATGCGCAACATGTGGGCGCGGCTGGCCTTGACCAAGGGCGATGTCCGCATCCTGCACGGCGTCCTGCGGCAGTTGACCCGCCGCTAGGCGCCCCCTAACCTCCGCCCGAAAAAGGAGCCCCGCGATGGCCAAGCGCCCTGTTTTCCAGGAAGTCTCGGACCCGACCGCAGCCCGTCCCGTCCAGACCACCGGCATGATCGACGCCCGCCCCCGCGGCGCGCGCCGTGCGATCCGGGCCTGGCTGGCGGTGCTGTTCCTGCTGGTCCTGGCGATGATCGTCGTGGGGGGCGCCACGCGCCTGACCGGGTCGGGCCTGTCCATCACCGAATGGCGGCCCGTGACCGGGGCCATCCCGCCCATGAACGCCGCCGATTGGGACCGGGAATTCGACCTCTACCGCCAGATCCCCCAGTATCAGGAGCTGAACCGCGGCATGTCGCTGTCGGAATTCCAGTTCATCTATTGGTGGGAATGGGGGCATCGCCTGCTGGGCCGCGTCGTGGGGCTGGTCTGGGCCCTGGGCTTCGTCTTCTTCTGGGCCACCTCGCGCATCCCCGCGGGCTGGACGCCGCGCCTCTTGGGCCTGGGCGCGCTTGGCGGGCTGCAGGGCGCGATCGGCTGGTGGATGGTCAGCTCCGGCCTGAACGAGGGGATGCTGCGCGTCGCCTCCTATCGCCTGGCCACGCATCTGGGCATCGCCTTCCTGATCCTGGGCCTGATCACCTGGTATGTCCTGCAGCTTTCGCGATCCGAGGCCGAGCTGATGCGGTCCCGCCGCGCGGGCGAGGCCAAGCTGTTCCGCATGTCCACCGGGTTGATGCACCTGACCTTCGTGCAGATCCTGCTGGGCGCGCTGGTCGCGGGGATCGATGCGGGCCGCACCTATACCGGCTGGCCCACCATGGGCGGGGAATGGATTCCCGCCGCCATCTGGGACGGCACCCTGGGCTGGCGCAACTTTTTCGAGAACCCGGCGCTGGTTCAGTGCATCCACCGCATGACCGGCTATCTGCTGGCGATCTTTGCGGTGGTCGTGTGGCTGCGGGCGCGCCGCTCGCCCCATCCGGTGACGCGCGGCGCCTTCGGCGTGATGATCGTCGCCATGGCCGCGCAGATCGGGCTGGGCATCCTGAACGTCATCCATGCCTCGCCGCTGCATCTGGCGCTGGCGCATCAGTTCGGCGCGGTGGTGCTGTTCGCGATGATCCTGCGGGCGCGGCACTACGCCCGCTATCCCATTGAAACCTCGATCCGAGGAGCGAGCCGATGACCGCCCTGACCGACCTGCTGGCCTTCCAGCGCCAGACCGAAGCCCTGTCCTCGATAGCCGAGCGCCTTGGCTGGGACCAGGAGACGGTGATGCCCCGCGGCGCCACCGACCAGCGCGCCGAGGAGATGGGCGCCATGGAGGAGGTCCTGCACGAGCGTCGCACCGATCCGCGCATCGGCGAATGGCTGGACCGCGCCGAGCCGCAGACCCCCGCCGACATCCGCGCCGTGGCCCTGATCGCGCGCGATTACGCCCGCACCAGCCGCATCCCCGCGCGTCTGGCCTCCGAACTGGCGCGGCTGACCTCGCTGGCCCAAGGCATCTGGGCCGAGGCCCGCGCCAAGGACGCGCCCGAGGATTTCCTGCCGACCCTGGACCAGGTCCTGATGCTGAAGCGCGAGGAGGCCGCCTGCCTGGCCGATGGCGGCGACCTCTATGACGCGCTCTTGGAGGATTACGAGCCCGGCATGACCGGCGCGCGTCTGGCGTCGCTGTTTGACGCGATGCGCCCGCGCCTGGTCGCGCTGCGCGACGACGTGCTGGGCGCGGACCAGCCGCAGGCCTTGACCGGCCATTTCCCGCAGGAGACCCAGCTGCGTCTGGCCCGCGCCTGCGCCACCGCCTTCGGCTATGACTGGTCGCGGGGGCGGATCGACCTGGCCGTGCATCCCTTCAGCTCCGGGCGCTGGCAGGACAGCCGCATCACCACGCGTGTGGTGGAGACCGATCCGTTCAACTGCCTCTATTCCACGATCCACGAGGTCGGCCATTCCAGCTATGAGCTGGGCATCGACCCCGATTACGCCTTCACCCCTCTGGGCCGCGGCGTGTCGATGGGCGTCCATGAAAGCCAGAGCCGCATCTACGAGAACCAGATGGGCCGGGGCCGCGCCTTCACCGGCTGGCTGTTCGAACGCATGTCCGAGGCCTTCGACGGGCTGAACATCGCCGATCCCGATGCCTTCTACGCCACCGTGAACCGCGTGACGCCGGGCTTTATCCGCACCGAATCCGACGAGGTCCAGTACAATCTGCATGTCATGCTGCGCTTCGATCTGGAACGCGACCTGATCTCGGGCCGGCTGGATACCGAGGACCTAGTCGGGGCCTGGAACGCCCGCTTCCTCAAGGATTTCGGCGTGGCGGTGGACCGCCCGGCCAATGGGCTGCTGCAGGATGTGCATTGGTCGGTGGGGCTGTTCGGCTATTTCCTGACCTATGCCTTGGGCAATGTCTATGCGGGCTGTCTGGACGGCGCGCTGCGGGCGGCGGTGCCGGATCTGGACACGGCGCTGGCGCGCGGCGATGCGACCCCCGGCACGGAATGGCTGCGCGAGAACCTGCAGCGCCATGGCGGGCTGATGCCCCCGACCGAGCTGATCGAGACCGCCTCGGGCGGCCCGATCAGCCCGGAGCCGCTGCTGGACTATCTGGAGACCAAGTTCCGCGGCATCTACGGGCTGTGACGCCGCGGGGCCATGTCAGATGATGGCATGGCGCACCCGGGCAGACACCCATTCCGACACGACCACGGTGCCCAGGATCACCAGGATGATCAGCGTCACCTGCGGCCAGGCCAGCACGTTCAGGCTGGCTTGCAGCTGCGATCCGATCCCGCCCGCGCCGACCAGCCCCAGGATCGCGCTTTCGCGGATGTTGATGTCCCACCGAAAGACCGAGATGCCGTAGAAGGTCGGCAGCACCTGCGGCACGATCCCGTAATTCAGCACCTGCAGGCGGCTGGCGCCGGTGGCGGTGACGGCCTCGATCTGGGTGACGTCCGTCTCCTCGATCGCCTCGTAGAGCAGCTTACCGATGAAACCGATCGAGCGGAACGCGATGGCCAGGATCCCCGCCAAGAGCCCCGGCCCCAGGATCGACACCAGCAGCAGCGCCCAGATCAGCGAGTTGATCGAGCGCGACGCCACGATCAGGAACAGCGCCACCGGCCGGGCGATCATCCGCGAGGGCGTGGTGTTCGACGCCGCCAGGAATGCCAGCGGCACGGCCAGCACGAT
Above is a genomic segment from Paracoccus aestuarii containing:
- the purN gene encoding phosphoribosylglycinamide formyltransferase, giving the protein MKRVAILISGGGSNMIRLVEDMTGDHPARPVLVASNDPQAGGLARAADLGVPIAAVDHRAFPRDRAGFEAALLEPLLAARPDIICLAGFMRILTPDFVQRFAGRMLNIHPSLLPKYPGLDTHARAIAAGDAQAGCTVHLVTPELDAGPALGQARVPVLPGDDAASLAARVLVQEHRLYPAVLRRFAAGDRTPVIL
- the purM gene encoding phosphoribosylformylglycinamidine cyclo-ligase gives rise to the protein MTQNGISYRDAGVDIDAGNALVERIKPAAAATQRPGVMDALGGFGALFDLKAAGYDDPILVAATDGVGTKLRIGIDTGHLDGLGQDLVAMCVNDLVCQGAEPLFFLDYFATGKLSVDEGARVVEGIARGCKAAGCALIGGETAEMPGMYHDGDFDLAGFAVGAMNRGASLPSGVAQGDVLLGLASDGVHSNGYSLVRKVAERAGLAWSDAAPFADATLGEALLTPTRLYVKPALAAIRSGGVRALAHITGGGLTENLPRVLPKDLGADIDLAAWSLPPVFAWLAQAGGIDQPEMLKTFNSGIGMILVVAPDRAEALAALLDEMGETVHRLGTVTPGAGIRYSGALA
- a CDS encoding carboxypeptidase M32, with amino-acid sequence MTALTDLLAFQRQTEALSSIAERLGWDQETVMPRGATDQRAEEMGAMEEVLHERRTDPRIGEWLDRAEPQTPADIRAVALIARDYARTSRIPARLASELARLTSLAQGIWAEARAKDAPEDFLPTLDQVLMLKREEAACLADGGDLYDALLEDYEPGMTGARLASLFDAMRPRLVALRDDVLGADQPQALTGHFPQETQLRLARACATAFGYDWSRGRIDLAVHPFSSGRWQDSRITTRVVETDPFNCLYSTIHEVGHSSYELGIDPDYAFTPLGRGVSMGVHESQSRIYENQMGRGRAFTGWLFERMSEAFDGLNIADPDAFYATVNRVTPGFIRTESDEVQYNLHVMLRFDLERDLISGRLDTEDLVGAWNARFLKDFGVAVDRPANGLLQDVHWSVGLFGYFLTYALGNVYAGCLDGALRAAVPDLDTALARGDATPGTEWLRENLQRHGGLMPPTELIETASGGPISPEPLLDYLETKFRGIYGL
- a CDS encoding thiamine phosphate synthase; translated protein: MTDAPQLYLMTPAGAQASVLGPILTEVMDRFPTACLRIRGGAEEDELGRLADLAREIAHARDVAVVIDDHVKLALRHGLDGVHLTDGAKAVRFARKELGDDAIVGAFCGGSRHEGMNAAEAGADYVSFGPAGDSALYRNEPAELELFQWWSEMIEVPVVAEGALTRELINQLSPVSDFIAIGAEIWTQDDPQAALAQLWG
- the phnE gene encoding phosphonate ABC transporter, permease protein PhnE, which produces MTHAETWRHRTPRGQLALWAGWLGLVALFVWCWNLMTKRTMWVFVYDAPNAAADLIGRALPPRWSYLERLWQPLIDTINIATLGTLLGIVLAVPLAFLAASNTTPSRMIARPVALFLIVASRSINSLIWALLLVSILGPGLLAGILAIAFRSIGFIGKLLYEAIEETDVTQIEAVTATGASRLQVLNYGIVPQVLPTFYGISVFRWDINIRESAILGLVGAGGIGSQLQASLNVLAWPQVTLIILVILGTVVVSEWVSARVRHAII
- a CDS encoding LysR family transcriptional regulator; the encoded protein is MSYLESLRVFVRVVELGSITAGGRDLRLSPAVASNRIKDLENRFGLRLLNRTTRKLTPTEIGRAFYDHARRVIETLDEAEALVSSFSGKPQGVIRLTAPLGLGRRLIAPLIPGFCADNPGVEIRLRLSDRNVNIVEDAIDLAFFLGEPADSALKWRKIADCPRLLVAAPAYLARAGMPAVPDDLADHNCLLLRYPRSPEYFWVLQTPDGPRKLTVAGRFDTDDGDVLRDWALAGHGIANRPLYEVAADLARGDLVEVMPDHRPLPAQFGCLTPHRRLQDPKVRMFAEFAARELRPHFGEAAVVGPAGLEPATKAL
- the ctaA gene encoding heme A synthase, whose amino-acid sequence is MAKRPVFQEVSDPTAARPVQTTGMIDARPRGARRAIRAWLAVLFLLVLAMIVVGGATRLTGSGLSITEWRPVTGAIPPMNAADWDREFDLYRQIPQYQELNRGMSLSEFQFIYWWEWGHRLLGRVVGLVWALGFVFFWATSRIPAGWTPRLLGLGALGGLQGAIGWWMVSSGLNEGMLRVASYRLATHLGIAFLILGLITWYVLQLSRSEAELMRSRRAGEAKLFRMSTGLMHLTFVQILLGALVAGIDAGRTYTGWPTMGGEWIPAAIWDGTLGWRNFFENPALVQCIHRMTGYLLAIFAVVVWLRARRSPHPVTRGAFGVMIVAMAAQIGLGILNVIHASPLHLALAHQFGAVVLFAMILRARHYARYPIETSIRGASR